The following proteins come from a genomic window of Pseudomonas putida:
- the purL gene encoding phosphoribosylformylglycinamidine synthase: MLILRGAPALSAFRHGKLLEQLSQKVPAVTGLYAEFAHFADVDGELTADQQQVLGRLLKYGPSVPVQEPTGRLFLVVPRLGTISPWASKASDIAHNCGLQSIQRLERGIAYYVAGTLSDADAELIAAELHDRMTQRVLGQLEQAADLFSHAQPKPMTSVDILSGGRDALAKANIDLGLALAEDEIDYLVNAFQGLKRNPNDIELMMFAQANSEHCRHKIFNASWDIDGQAQDKSLFGMIKNTYQMHNEGVLSAYKDNASVIVGNVAGRFFPNPETRQYGAVQEPVHILMKVETHNHPTAIAPFSGASTGSGGEIRDEGATGRGAKPKAGLTGFTVSNLRIPGFEQPWEQAYGKPERIVDALDIMIEGPLGGAAFNNEFGRPALTGYFRTFEQAIDTPHGEEVRGYHKPIMLAGGMGNIREDHVQKGEITVGAKLIVLGGPAMLIGLGGGAASSVATGASSADLDFASVQRENPEMERRCQEVIDRCWQLGDSNPIAFIHDVGAGGISNAFPELVNDGGRGGRFELRNVPNDEPGMAPHEIWSNESQERYVLAVSAVDFERFKAICERERCPFAVVGEATEEPHLTVSDSHFGNTPVDMPLDVLLGKPPRMHRSVTREAELGDDFDPSELDLDSAVQRVLNHPAVASKSFLITIGDRTITGLVARDQMVGPWQVPVADCAVTATSFDVYTGEAMAMGERTPLALLDAPASGRMAIGETLTNLAASRIEKLSDIKLSANWMSAAGHPGEDARLYDTVKAVGMELCPELGITIPVGKDSMSMKTKWSDEGVEKSVTSPMSLIITGFAPVTDIRKTLTPQLRMDKGETDLILIDLGRGKNRMGASILAQTYGKIAAQAPDVDDAEDLKAFFAVIQGLNDDGHLLAYHDRSDGGLVTTVLEMAFAGHCGLDLQLDPLTDSKGEVPAILFNEELGAVIQVRQDATPDVLAQFSAAGLGEECVAVIGKPVNNAEVTISLNGEVLFDDDRRMLQRQWAETSYQIQRLRDNADCADQEFDLLLEEDNPGLSVKLGFDVNDDIAAPYIKKGVRPQVAILREQGVNGQVEMAAAFDRAGFAAIDVHMSDILAGRVDFEAFKGLVACGGFSYGDVLGAGEGWAKSALFNARARDAFQAFFERTDSFALGVCNGCQMMSNLHELIPGTEYWPHFVRNRSEQFEARVAMVEVQKSNSIFLQGMAGSRMPIAIAHGEGHAEFASEEALLEADVSGCVALRYVDNHGKVTEAYPANPNGSPRGITGLTSRDGRVTIMMPHPERVFRAVQNSWRPDEWQEDAALMRMFRNARVWVN, from the coding sequence ATGTTGATCCTGCGCGGCGCTCCTGCCCTTTCTGCCTTTCGCCACGGTAAATTACTCGAGCAACTGAGCCAGAAAGTCCCCGCTGTTACTGGTTTGTATGCCGAATTTGCCCACTTCGCCGATGTTGACGGCGAGTTGACCGCCGACCAGCAGCAGGTGCTGGGCCGTCTGCTCAAGTACGGCCCGAGCGTGCCGGTACAGGAGCCGACGGGTCGTCTGTTCCTGGTAGTGCCGCGCCTGGGCACCATTTCGCCATGGGCCAGCAAGGCCAGCGACATCGCCCACAACTGCGGCCTGCAGTCGATCCAGCGCTTGGAGCGCGGCATCGCCTACTACGTGGCCGGCACCCTGAGCGACGCTGACGCCGAACTGATCGCCGCCGAATTGCACGACCGCATGACCCAGCGTGTGCTCGGCCAGCTGGAGCAGGCCGCAGACCTGTTCAGCCACGCCCAGCCCAAGCCGATGACCTCCGTGGACATCCTTTCCGGCGGTCGCGACGCCCTGGCCAAGGCCAATATCGACCTGGGCCTGGCCCTGGCCGAAGACGAAATCGACTATCTGGTCAATGCCTTCCAGGGCCTCAAGCGCAACCCGAACGACATCGAACTGATGATGTTCGCCCAGGCCAACTCCGAGCACTGCCGTCACAAGATCTTCAACGCCAGTTGGGATATCGACGGCCAGGCTCAGGATAAGAGCCTGTTCGGCATGATCAAGAACACCTACCAGATGCACAACGAAGGTGTTTTGTCGGCCTACAAGGATAACGCCTCGGTAATCGTCGGCAACGTTGCCGGCCGCTTCTTCCCGAACCCTGAAACCCGCCAGTACGGCGCGGTGCAGGAGCCGGTGCACATCCTGATGAAGGTGGAAACGCACAACCACCCGACCGCCATCGCCCCGTTCTCCGGCGCCTCCACCGGCTCCGGTGGCGAAATCCGCGACGAAGGTGCAACCGGCCGTGGTGCCAAGCCCAAGGCCGGCCTGACCGGCTTCACCGTGTCCAACCTGCGCATTCCGGGCTTCGAACAGCCTTGGGAGCAGGCTTATGGCAAGCCCGAGCGTATCGTCGACGCCCTCGACATCATGATCGAAGGCCCTCTGGGTGGCGCTGCGTTCAACAACGAATTCGGTCGCCCGGCCCTGACCGGCTACTTCCGTACCTTCGAGCAAGCCATCGACACCCCCCACGGTGAAGAAGTGCGCGGCTACCACAAGCCGATCATGCTCGCCGGTGGTATGGGCAACATCCGTGAAGACCATGTGCAGAAGGGCGAAATCACCGTCGGCGCCAAGCTGATCGTGCTTGGCGGCCCGGCCATGCTGATCGGCCTGGGCGGCGGCGCTGCTTCGTCGGTGGCTACCGGTGCCAGCTCGGCTGACCTGGACTTCGCTTCGGTACAGCGCGAAAACCCGGAAATGGAGCGCCGTTGCCAGGAGGTCATCGACCGTTGCTGGCAGTTGGGCGACAGCAACCCGATCGCCTTCATCCACGACGTGGGCGCTGGCGGTATTTCCAACGCCTTCCCTGAATTGGTCAACGATGGCGGCCGCGGTGGTCGCTTCGAACTGCGCAACGTGCCAAATGACGAGCCGGGCATGGCCCCGCACGAAATCTGGAGCAACGAATCGCAAGAGCGTTACGTGCTGGCCGTCAGCGCAGTCGACTTCGAGCGCTTCAAGGCCATCTGCGAGCGCGAGCGTTGCCCGTTTGCCGTGGTTGGTGAAGCGACTGAAGAGCCGCACCTGACCGTAAGCGACAGCCACTTCGGCAATACCCCGGTGGACATGCCGCTGGACGTGCTGCTGGGCAAGCCGCCGCGCATGCACCGTTCGGTTACCCGCGAAGCCGAGCTGGGCGATGACTTCGACCCGAGCGAGCTGGACCTGGACAGCGCCGTCCAGCGCGTGCTGAACCACCCGGCTGTGGCCAGCAAGAGCTTCCTCATCACCATTGGCGACCGCACCATCACCGGCCTGGTTGCCCGCGACCAGATGGTCGGCCCGTGGCAGGTTCCGGTGGCGGACTGCGCCGTTACCGCCACCAGCTTCGACGTCTACACCGGTGAGGCCATGGCCATGGGCGAGCGTACGCCGCTGGCGCTGCTGGATGCCCCGGCGTCCGGCCGCATGGCCATCGGCGAAACCCTGACCAACCTGGCGGCTTCGCGCATCGAAAAGCTGTCCGACATCAAACTGTCGGCCAACTGGATGTCCGCTGCTGGTCACCCGGGTGAAGACGCACGCCTGTACGACACCGTGAAGGCTGTCGGCATGGAGCTGTGCCCGGAGCTGGGCATCACCATTCCGGTCGGCAAAGACTCGATGTCGATGAAGACCAAGTGGAGCGACGAGGGCGTCGAGAAGAGCGTCACCTCGCCGATGTCGCTGATCATCACCGGCTTCGCCCCGGTCACCGACATCCGCAAGACCCTGACCCCGCAACTGCGCATGGACAAGGGCGAGACCGACCTGATCCTGATCGACCTGGGCCGCGGCAAGAACCGCATGGGTGCCTCGATCCTGGCCCAGACCTACGGCAAGATCGCTGCCCAGGCACCGGACGTCGACGACGCCGAAGACCTCAAAGCCTTCTTCGCCGTGATCCAGGGCCTGAACGACGACGGCCACCTGCTGGCCTACCACGACCGTTCCGACGGCGGCCTGGTCACCACCGTGCTGGAAATGGCTTTCGCCGGCCACTGCGGCCTCGACCTGCAACTCGACCCGCTGACCGACAGCAAGGGCGAAGTGCCGGCCATCCTCTTCAACGAAGAGCTGGGCGCGGTGATCCAGGTTCGCCAGGATGCTACCCCGGACGTGCTGGCTCAGTTCAGCGCTGCCGGCCTGGGTGAAGAATGCGTCGCGGTGATCGGCAAGCCGGTCAACAACGCTGAAGTGACCATCAGCCTGAATGGCGAAGTGCTGTTCGACGATGACCGTCGCATGCTGCAGCGCCAGTGGGCTGAAACCAGCTACCAGATCCAGCGCCTGCGCGACAACGCCGACTGCGCTGACCAGGAATTCGACCTGCTGCTCGAGGAAGACAACCCGGGCCTGTCGGTCAAGCTGGGCTTCGACGTCAACGACGACATCGCCGCGCCTTACATCAAGAAAGGCGTGCGCCCGCAAGTGGCCATCCTGCGTGAGCAGGGCGTCAACGGCCAGGTCGAGATGGCAGCCGCCTTCGACCGTGCCGGCTTCGCCGCCATCGACGTGCACATGAGCGATATCCTCGCTGGCCGTGTCGACTTCGAAGCCTTCAAGGGCCTGGTCGCCTGTGGCGGCTTCTCGTACGGTGACGTGCTGGGCGCTGGTGAAGGCTGGGCCAAGTCGGCGCTGTTCAACGCCCGTGCACGTGACGCCTTCCAGGCCTTCTTCGAGCGTACCGACAGCTTCGCCCTGGGCGTGTGCAACGGTTGCCAGATGATGTCCAACCTGCACGAGCTGATCCCGGGCACCGAGTACTGGCCGCACTTCGTGCGCAACCGCTCGGAGCAGTTCGAAGCCCGCGTGGCCATGGTCGAGGTGCAGAAGTCCAACTCGATCTTCCTGCAGGGCATGGCCGGTTCGCGCATGCCGATCGCCATCGCCCACGGTGAAGGCCATGCCGAGTTCGCCAGCGAAGAAGCCTTGCTGGAAGCCGATGTGTCCGGTTGCGTGGCCCTGCGCTACGTCGACAACCATGGCAAGGTCACCGAAGCCTACCCGGCCAACCCGAACGGCTCGCCGCGTGGTATCACCGGCCTGACCAGCCGCGACGGCCGCGTGACCATCATGATGCCGCACCCGGAGCGTGTGTTCCGCGCTGTGCAGAACTCCTGGCGCCCGGACGAGTGGCAGGAAGACGCCGCGCTGATGCGTATGTTCCGCAACGCGCGGGTGTGGGTGAACTAA
- a CDS encoding NGG1p interacting factor NIF3 yields the protein MYKLAFFVPASHVAAVKGAVFAAGGGRIGDYDHCAWQTLGQGQFRPLDGSQPFLGQTGQVEVVEEWKVELVVADELVAQVVAALKQSHPYETPAYEVWRLAEF from the coding sequence GTGTACAAGCTCGCCTTCTTCGTCCCCGCCAGCCACGTCGCAGCGGTCAAGGGCGCTGTGTTCGCCGCTGGCGGCGGGCGCATTGGTGATTATGACCACTGCGCCTGGCAAACCTTGGGCCAGGGCCAGTTCCGCCCGTTGGACGGCAGCCAGCCGTTCCTCGGGCAAACCGGCCAGGTCGAGGTGGTGGAGGAGTGGAAGGTGGAGCTGGTGGTGGCTGACGAACTGGTGGCTCAGGTCGTCGCTGCGCTCAAGCAGAGCCACCCGTACGAGACGCCAGCCTATGAAGTCTGGCGCCTCGCCGAGTTCTAG
- the tatC gene encoding twin-arginine translocase subunit TatC — protein MSIAMDPAASMPLTEHLRDLRKRLVRCLALVALVFAGLFPFAQTLYTLISEPLRRFLPEGASMIATSVTSPFLAPFKLTAMCALFLAMPLLLHQAWGFLAPGLYRRERRIALPLLVSSIVLFYAGMAFAFFLVFPMMFGFFASVTPDGVAMMTDISQYLDFILALFLAFGLAFEIPVATFIVVWAGLADVAALRRSRPYVVVGCFAVGMILTPPDVFSQTMLAVPMWVLFEVGLLACGMLKRPEPGKEIVAGL, from the coding sequence ATGAGTATTGCCATGGACCCTGCGGCGAGCATGCCGCTGACCGAACACCTGCGCGACCTGCGCAAACGCCTGGTGCGTTGCCTGGCGCTGGTGGCATTGGTGTTTGCCGGCCTGTTCCCCTTCGCCCAGACGCTGTACACGCTCATATCCGAACCGCTACGGCGCTTTTTGCCGGAAGGCGCGAGCATGATCGCCACCAGTGTCACCTCGCCCTTTCTAGCACCGTTCAAGCTGACCGCGATGTGCGCACTGTTCCTGGCCATGCCGTTGCTGCTGCATCAGGCCTGGGGCTTTCTGGCGCCGGGGTTGTACCGCCGTGAACGGCGCATTGCCCTGCCGCTGCTGGTTTCGAGCATCGTGCTGTTCTATGCCGGCATGGCGTTCGCGTTCTTCCTGGTGTTCCCGATGATGTTCGGTTTCTTTGCCAGCGTGACGCCGGACGGCGTGGCGATGATGACCGACATCAGCCAGTACCTGGACTTTATCCTGGCGCTGTTTCTGGCATTCGGGCTGGCGTTCGAGATCCCGGTGGCGACGTTCATCGTGGTCTGGGCGGGGTTGGCCGATGTGGCCGCATTGCGACGCAGCAGGCCCTACGTGGTCGTCGGGTGCTTTGCGGTGGGGATGATTCTGACACCGCCGGATGTGTTTTCGCAGACGATGCTGGCAGTGCCGATGTGGGTGCTGTTCGAGGTGGGGTTGCTGGCTTGTGGAATGTTGAAGCGGCCGGAGCCAGGCAAGGAGATTGTGGCTGGATTGTAG
- the tatB gene encoding twin-arginine translocase subunit TatB produces MFEVGFSELLLIGVVALLVLGPERLPVAARTLGRGLGQARRAMHALRTQVEREIEMPNLDKAPLQRLEQEIRQGISLNAVPANDAATAALPKEKAS; encoded by the coding sequence ATGTTCGAGGTAGGCTTCAGCGAGTTGCTGCTGATCGGCGTCGTCGCACTGTTGGTACTAGGCCCCGAGCGCCTGCCGGTGGCAGCCCGTACCCTCGGGCGCGGCCTGGGCCAGGCGCGCCGGGCCATGCACGCCTTGCGCACGCAGGTGGAGCGCGAAATCGAAATGCCCAACCTCGACAAGGCACCTTTGCAGCGCCTGGAACAGGAGATCCGCCAGGGCATCAGCCTGAACGCGGTGCCGGCCAATGATGCGGCCACGGCCGCGCTGCCCAAGGAAAAAGCTTCATGA
- the tatA gene encoding twin-arginine translocase TatA/TatE family subunit, which translates to MGGIGIWQLVIVLLIVFLLFGTKRLKGLGSDVGEAIQGFRKSMGGDNDASAAGQAQVQQQCPLNGQAAQQPQADRQA; encoded by the coding sequence ATGGGTGGCATTGGAATCTGGCAACTGGTGATCGTACTGCTGATCGTGTTCTTGCTGTTTGGTACCAAACGCCTGAAGGGTCTGGGTAGCGATGTGGGCGAGGCGATCCAGGGTTTTCGCAAATCCATGGGCGGCGACAATGACGCCAGCGCCGCTGGCCAGGCGCAAGTGCAGCAACAGTGCCCGCTGAACGGCCAGGCTGCTCAGCAACCTCAAGCGGACCGCCAGGCCTGA
- the gspK gene encoding type II secretion system minor pseudopilin GspK → MGGRQQQGAALLMVMVVLAMLAAGMAWLVEDGRRQVDDVRLLHQRVQVRAMEQAGLAYAGQALRDPAWRLSPVFWQALRGQPLNYDFGAGQAQLRVRDQHTCFNVNALLGADGERAERQLRYLLGNDMAAERLVDALADWLDADSDARLQGAESAQYLRQQPPRLAADQPMLDTSELNLLLEPDASRQARYPMLCALSQTTGWRLNANALGLEHLPLLEALYEGRYSRSLLSRIISGRPASGYVDAAALRQALGAVDDETFERLSEGLLLNSGHFLLQLSFEEEGRVMRSEFQVEALGVVQWHARVPAQQVRVRSREPIAW, encoded by the coding sequence ATGGGTGGAAGGCAACAGCAGGGTGCGGCCCTGTTGATGGTGATGGTGGTGCTGGCAATGCTGGCGGCGGGCATGGCCTGGTTGGTGGAGGATGGCCGACGCCAGGTTGACGATGTGCGCCTGCTACACCAGCGGGTGCAGGTGCGGGCCATGGAGCAGGCCGGCCTGGCTTATGCCGGGCAGGCCCTGCGTGACCCCGCCTGGCGGCTCAGCCCGGTGTTCTGGCAAGCCTTGCGCGGGCAGCCGCTGAACTACGATTTTGGCGCTGGCCAGGCGCAGTTGCGGGTACGCGACCAGCACACCTGCTTCAACGTCAATGCGTTGCTGGGTGCCGATGGCGAACGCGCCGAGCGCCAGTTGCGTTACTTGCTGGGCAATGACATGGCGGCCGAACGCCTGGTCGATGCCTTGGCCGACTGGCTCGATGCCGACAGTGATGCCCGCCTGCAGGGCGCCGAGAGCGCCCAGTACCTGCGCCAGCAACCGCCACGGCTGGCGGCTGACCAGCCGATGCTCGACACCAGCGAGCTGAACCTGTTGCTGGAGCCGGACGCCAGCCGCCAGGCGCGTTACCCGATGCTGTGCGCCTTGTCGCAGACTACTGGCTGGCGGCTCAACGCCAATGCGTTGGGGTTGGAGCATCTGCCCCTGCTGGAGGCGCTGTATGAAGGGCGTTACTCGCGTTCGTTGCTCAGCCGCATCATCAGCGGTCGGCCGGCGTCAGGGTACGTGGATGCCGCCGCGCTGCGCCAGGCGCTGGGGGCGGTGGATGATGAAACGTTCGAACGGTTGAGCGAAGGGCTGCTGCTCAATAGCGGGCATTTTCTGTTGCAGCTGTCGTTCGAAGAAGAGGGGCGGGTGATGCGCAGCGAATTCCAGGTGGAGGCGCTGGGGGTGGTGCAGTGGCATGCCCGGGTGCCAGCGCAGCAAGTGCGGGTGCGTAGCCGGGAGCCGATAGCCTGGTAA
- a CDS encoding DUF839 domain-containing protein encodes MSRDTGDNLDRNQSGNLPMANVMDAYLSRRSVMRGSLGAAIAMIAGTGLTGCFDGGGSDHDDPVTEPPVTEPEVPKLALGFQSIPGSRTDACVVAAGYSAYVLAPWGTPLNSNGNPWKSDGSNTSTDQANAMGMHHDGMHFFPINGSSEDGLLAINFEYIDTAALHPAGPTTDVNGKRPVEEVRKEINAHGAGVVRLQKINGRWQVVDNDPLNRRFTTASRMEITGPLRGTDHVKTKYSTAGTHCRGTNNNCGNGYTPWGTYLTCEENWPGIFVNKGTRPEDQRRIGVGTSSGQYKWESAAGDASEVDDEFARFDVTVKGASATDDYRNEASTYGYIVEIDPYNSSTLATKRTALGRFRHEGCAPGLPVAGKPLVWYMGDDSNNEYLYKWVSTAVWDPADATPADRLATGAKYLDQGKLYVARFNADGTGVWLLLDVATATTGGSTLGALYGDLPGIILNTRGAGDAVGATPMDRPEWTTVNPLNGDVYLTLTNNSARTPDKVDAANPRGPNRHGHIIRWHDSDDQLSFNWDIFVFGANAAGTADINRSGLTELNQFASPDGMSFDSRGVLWFETDNGESTLTDYTNDQLLAVIPTDLVDASGKQVPVNAQNQVDLRRFFVGPNGCEVTGITFTPDNKTLFVNIQHPGNWPYTDKATDATPAGATVRPRASTVVIQRIDGGEIGTV; translated from the coding sequence ATGAGTCGAGATACCGGCGACAACCTGGACCGGAACCAAAGCGGCAATCTGCCGATGGCCAACGTCATGGATGCCTACCTGAGCCGCCGCAGCGTGATGCGCGGCAGCCTGGGCGCCGCCATCGCCATGATCGCCGGTACCGGCCTGACAGGCTGCTTCGACGGTGGTGGTTCCGATCACGATGATCCGGTCACCGAACCGCCAGTCACCGAGCCGGAAGTGCCAAAACTGGCGCTGGGCTTCCAGTCCATCCCAGGCTCGCGCACCGACGCCTGTGTGGTCGCCGCCGGCTATAGCGCCTATGTGCTGGCACCTTGGGGCACGCCACTGAACAGCAACGGCAACCCGTGGAAGTCCGACGGCAGCAACACCTCGACCGACCAGGCCAACGCCATGGGCATGCACCACGACGGCATGCACTTCTTCCCCATCAACGGCAGCTCGGAAGACGGCCTGCTGGCAATCAATTTCGAGTACATCGATACCGCCGCCCTGCACCCGGCCGGCCCCACTACCGATGTCAACGGCAAGCGCCCAGTTGAAGAAGTGCGCAAGGAAATCAACGCACACGGTGCTGGCGTGGTACGCCTGCAGAAAATCAACGGCCGTTGGCAGGTGGTCGACAACGACCCGCTGAACCGTCGCTTCACCACTGCTTCACGCATGGAAATCACCGGCCCGCTGCGTGGCACCGACCACGTCAAGACCAAGTACTCCACTGCTGGCACCCACTGCCGTGGCACCAACAACAACTGCGGCAATGGCTATACCCCGTGGGGCACCTACCTGACCTGCGAAGAGAACTGGCCGGGCATCTTCGTCAACAAGGGCACCCGCCCCGAGGACCAGCGCCGCATTGGCGTGGGCACCTCCAGCGGCCAGTACAAGTGGGAAAGCGCTGCCGGTGACGCCAGCGAAGTGGATGACGAATTCGCCCGTTTCGATGTTACCGTCAAAGGCGCCAGCGCCACCGACGACTATCGCAACGAAGCCAGCACCTACGGCTACATTGTCGAAATCGACCCGTACAACAGCAGCACCCTGGCCACCAAACGCACCGCGCTGGGCCGCTTCCGCCACGAGGGCTGCGCCCCCGGCCTGCCCGTCGCCGGCAAGCCGCTGGTGTGGTACATGGGTGACGACTCGAACAACGAGTACCTGTACAAGTGGGTGTCCACCGCCGTGTGGGACCCCGCCGACGCCACCCCGGCCGACCGCTTGGCCACCGGCGCCAAGTACCTCGACCAAGGCAAGCTCTACGTGGCCCGCTTCAATGCCGACGGCACCGGTGTATGGCTGCTGCTGGATGTGGCCACCGCCACCACGGGCGGCAGCACCTTGGGCGCGCTGTACGGCGACTTGCCGGGCATCATCCTCAACACCCGCGGTGCTGGCGATGCCGTGGGCGCAACGCCGATGGACCGCCCGGAATGGACAACGGTCAACCCGCTGAACGGCGATGTGTACCTGACCCTGACCAACAACAGTGCACGCACCCCGGACAAGGTCGATGCAGCGAACCCGCGCGGCCCGAACCGCCACGGCCACATCATTCGCTGGCACGACAGCGACGATCAGCTGAGCTTTAACTGGGACATCTTCGTGTTCGGCGCCAACGCTGCCGGTACTGCCGACATCAACCGCTCCGGCCTGACCGAACTGAACCAGTTCGCCAGCCCCGACGGCATGAGCTTCGATAGCCGCGGCGTGCTGTGGTTCGAGACCGACAACGGCGAAAGCACCTTGACCGACTACACCAACGACCAGTTGCTGGCGGTGATCCCTACCGACCTGGTGGATGCCAGCGGCAAGCAGGTGCCGGTGAACGCACAGAACCAGGTGGACCTGCGGCGCTTCTTTGTCGGGCCAAACGGTTGCGAGGTGACCGGGATTACCTTTACCCCGGACAACAAGACGCTGTTCGTCAACATTCAGCACCCGGGGAACTGGCCGTATACCGACAAGGCGACCGATGCGACGCCGGCTGGGGCTACCGTACGGCCGCGGGCTTCGACGGTGGTGATCCAGCGTATTGATGGCGGGGAGATCGGCACCGTTTGA
- a CDS encoding lipoprotein UxpA has protein sequence MASSVRRREVIGWMGIGALAPLLGACTAFPGQQGGNARLDLLYVADTLDARQPGQAVVPATRLGPVSHLGRAPWMTGSSASIAYPQLAPLLDARQATTAPLGGYAVLAALLEQLRGEAGAGNSLTLENGQGWNGSGLAYLTQGESGVQGSQLLGIEARVSSDERVLWPQRCMGLYRQASAITLGAGLADAQRQALGVQGLHIFERGGARIAVVGVTDPYAQDQKASLKQWYQSLLPVFEQARREADLVVAMADAGTGPGLWLAERVPQIDVLLCARGQDLWPAPVEVTQASGRRVPVLFAGCRGSGAFRLRCQRVAGQWQFDGRFFPAFEQQLAPAAQLRVAQLQAQLRQQRAGHAAWLDQPLARAPQALWRRDTRGGSWDCLLHQALADDSSMPVLLPGLRYDYPLSAGAPITREHLISLTGGYPAPVVEAPARQVEQVLENAAEQLFGDPLLLDNSQDLPRWQGQAWSVSYSPQGKRITGLEPVQGLCRTFGLQFESQAGEPLWQRVEAWLARQPDGWQLAPLQLPEVRYVQGHPGWHPRQLAS, from the coding sequence ATGGCGAGCAGTGTGCGCAGGCGCGAAGTGATCGGCTGGATGGGTATCGGTGCCTTGGCACCGCTGCTCGGCGCCTGCACAGCCTTCCCAGGGCAGCAGGGCGGCAACGCCCGGCTCGACTTGCTGTACGTCGCCGATACCCTCGATGCCCGCCAGCCTGGCCAGGCGGTGGTACCGGCTACCCGGCTGGGGCCGGTCAGCCACTTGGGCCGTGCGCCCTGGATGACCGGCAGCAGCGCCAGCATCGCCTACCCGCAACTGGCGCCGCTGCTCGATGCCCGCCAGGCAACGACGGCCCCGCTGGGCGGTTATGCGGTGCTCGCGGCGTTGCTGGAACAACTGCGTGGCGAGGCCGGTGCGGGCAACAGCCTGACCCTGGAAAACGGCCAAGGCTGGAATGGCAGTGGCCTGGCCTACCTGACCCAGGGCGAAAGTGGTGTGCAAGGCAGCCAGCTGTTGGGCATCGAAGCGCGGGTCAGCAGCGACGAGCGTGTGCTGTGGCCGCAACGCTGCATGGGCCTGTATCGCCAGGCCAGCGCCATTACCCTCGGCGCCGGGCTGGCTGACGCACAACGCCAGGCACTGGGCGTGCAAGGCCTGCACATTTTCGAGCGCGGCGGTGCCCGTATTGCAGTGGTTGGCGTGACCGACCCGTACGCACAGGACCAGAAAGCCTCTCTTAAACAGTGGTATCAGTCACTGCTGCCGGTATTCGAGCAAGCCCGGCGCGAGGCTGACCTGGTGGTGGCCATGGCCGATGCAGGCACGGGCCCCGGCTTGTGGCTGGCTGAACGGGTGCCGCAAATCGACGTGCTGTTGTGTGCCCGTGGTCAGGACCTGTGGCCGGCACCGGTCGAGGTCACCCAGGCCAGCGGTCGGCGCGTGCCGGTGCTGTTTGCCGGCTGCCGGGGCAGCGGTGCCTTCCGCCTGCGCTGCCAGCGAGTGGCCGGCCAGTGGCAGTTCGACGGGCGTTTTTTCCCGGCCTTTGAACAGCAACTGGCGCCTGCCGCGCAGCTGCGTGTCGCGCAATTGCAGGCACAACTGCGCCAGCAACGGGCCGGCCACGCGGCCTGGCTCGACCAGCCGCTGGCCCGCGCGCCCCAGGCCTTGTGGCGCCGCGATACCCGTGGCGGCAGTTGGGACTGCCTGCTGCATCAAGCCTTGGCCGACGATAGCAGCATGCCCGTGTTGCTGCCGGGCCTGCGTTACGACTACCCGCTGTCCGCCGGGGCGCCCATTACCCGCGAACACCTGATCAGCCTTACCGGTGGTTACCCGGCGCCAGTGGTCGAGGCACCGGCCAGGCAGGTCGAACAAGTGCTGGAAAACGCCGCTGAACAATTGTTCGGTGACCCGCTGCTGCTGGACAACAGCCAGGACCTGCCGCGCTGGCAGGGCCAGGCCTGGAGCGTCAGCTACAGCCCACAAGGCAAGCGCATCACGGGGTTGGAGCCGGTGCAGGGCCTGTGCCGCACCTTTGGCTTGCAATTCGAAAGCCAGGCCGGCGAGCCACTTTGGCAGCGGGTCGAGGCCTGGCTCGCCCGCCAGCCTGACGGTTGGCAACTGGCGCCGCTGCAACTGCCCGAAGTGCGTTACGTGCAGGGGCACCCAGGCTGGCACCCACGGCAATTGGCCTCGTGA
- a CDS encoding pilus assembly protein PilZ: MLTSRLLTGAGLTLAGWLSAQCVLQLSRQPHPATAPAVADSPLPGLMVGHWQAPPDNGAITITRLPLQYLGGLKAQPLAASVVVLRYGQQVRTLARGQRLAPGIVLQDIDSDGLIFNNQGRRERLPWPPRPAVTGFKRQG, encoded by the coding sequence ATGCTCACCTCGCGTCTGCTCACCGGTGCTGGCCTGACCTTGGCCGGCTGGCTGTCTGCGCAGTGTGTGCTGCAGCTGAGCCGGCAGCCACACCCGGCCACGGCACCTGCGGTGGCCGATAGCCCGCTGCCCGGGCTGATGGTCGGTCACTGGCAGGCGCCGCCCGACAACGGCGCCATCACCATCACCCGTCTGCCGCTGCAGTACCTCGGCGGCCTCAAGGCCCAGCCATTGGCCGCCAGTGTGGTGGTGCTGCGCTACGGCCAGCAAGTGCGCACCCTGGCCCGCGGTCAGCGCCTGGCGCCAGGGATCGTGCTGCAGGACATCGACAGCGATGGCCTGATTTTCAACAACCAGGGGCGGCGTGAGCGCCTGCCCTGGCCGCCACGCCCCGCCGTGACCGGCTTCAAGCGGCAAGGATGA